The genomic DNA ACGAGCCGGGGGGCTCTCTCCGGCCCCGTTTTGCGGGCCAAGATGGCGGCCCTTTTGAGAATAGCGTCTTCTTGTCTCCGCGGGTTGAGTGCCCATAACGGGCGCCTTTGAGGTACGTCTTGATCCATTGCTTGAAGAGAAGCAAAATGGGCGGCAGGGGGAGGGCGGGGGCCTGGCCGGGAGGGGCGATTGTGACGGGGAGGGGGCTTTGGGggccccctgaggctgagagggtgtgccCTGCCCAAAGGGATTGTGACGGGACCCCAAAGGGGAAGGAGGGGGTCTGCCTTTTCTGATCCGGGCATCATCCGCACTTGGAAGGCTCAGGGCCTCTCTCAGAGTCAATaccaaattaaaagaaaacttgccCGGATGTCacgcattcattcatttatttatttacagtatttatattccgcccttcttcctcaccccgaagggactcagggcgcatcacattatatacatatagggcaaacattccatgcccatatacacatagaaccgagacagagacagacgcagaggcaatttaactttctcctgaggggatgttcgattctggccacaggggggagcagctgcttcagcaTCCACTCCTTTTATTTATTAgagtattccgcccttctttctcatcccgaaggggactcagagcggatcacattatatatagtagagtctcacttatccaacataaacgggccggcagaatggctgagatagtgaccgtGTTCAGAATGCTTCGTAGGAAGGCACTGAATCTGATAGAAAAAGATTACAATGGTGTAATAGATGAGTCAAGaagtccatctatatatataaaagagtgatggcatcagggcagcggacaaaacaacaaaactacaggccctacaacctcgaaaattgacaacacaacccatcatccacacctctaggttgatacaacaaaaagaaaagaaaataaagtcctaattagagggagaggaataattgtttttatccaattgctgccagtttgaaggctaagctccgcccacttggtctcctagcaacccactcacccagaggacaggcagagttaggcctcacttaggcctcttccacactgcctataaaatacagattatctgatctgcgttacatggcagtgtagactcaaggcccttccacacagctatataacccatttataatcttatattatctgctttaactggattatctggactccacacctttaccctttaccttaactaccatcaattcctcaatactttatttcccagaccaccatacttcgccacagcaacgcgtggccgggcacagctagtgtattatataATGAAAGAGCTGCCAGAGTCACCTTTGAATTTCCATCAGTTAACAGAGTAAATTTACAGAATACCATGCTCCAGTTCTTGCAAAGGGTTTGTCATGTGTGTATTTTCCTCAACCCTATCTTCTGATTTGGTCAGGAGGCCTCTTAGAGATGTATGTGGGGGAAAGTGTCAGTCACATAAAATTAGCTTTTAATGCTTTTTCTGGATGCTTTCAGCTCTTGGAACCGGTGAAGGAAGCAGCACCAATGAAAACCCTCAGCCTCCCAGGAAGAAAAGGGCTCGGGTTGACCCCACTGTTGAAAGCGTAAGTGTTGCTGGTTTGGGGCTCCAGGCCCACCTCGCCCCATTAGTCTGTAGCCAGAGCTCAGCTTAATGGAGGCGGTGTGCCCGTGCAGAAGAGGATTCCAAGTATTTTGGCctccaaaataatatattttccctTGGAAGACGGATAAGACAACAGGGGAGGAGCTAATTTACATAGCAGCGACCGGATTGGTCATATGCGTGTGCCAGagtttaaaagtggagttggcagtTGGGAGAGAGAGCAGCAGAATATCCTAAAGTCAGTCAGGAAGGGGAAAGATAACGGTTGGGACAGGATAGTCAGATGACCAGTGAAGAGAGGTTAAGGAATGTGTTAATCGAAGATATTTGTTCGTCCCACCAGCAAATGCCACACCTTGAATTCCTTCTTATCCTTCTCTAGGGTCTGCATTCAACTGGGGTTCGTAGAGATGTTTTGGATTgctaatcccataatccccagccATTGTGACCATTGGTCCTTGAATCAGAGCGTAGCCTTGAATCTTGGGTCCAGGCTGACAGGGTCTTTTGATCTTGGGGTCCCAGATAAGAAGACCACCCTTTTTGGGTGCCTTGCTTTGAAAACCTGTCACCAAACCAGGTTCTTCTTTCCGCTCTAGTGTCTGAGAAATAACTTTCTCCCATTTGATTCTTCAGGAGGAAACGTTTATGAACAGAGTGGAAGTCAAAGTGAAAATACCAGAAGAGCTGAAACCGTGGCTGGTCGATGACTGGGACCTGATCACCCGGCAAAAGCAGGTAACGTGGAAGCAGTGCCCACAGCATGAAGGTATCCGTTCCCATGTTATTTGCAAGAAAACAAGCCACAGTTGGGATTTCTGAAAGCCCTGTCCTAGAACTCCATTCATTCTGTCCCTTCAGTTGTTGTTCTTCCTCTTTCATTGTCTCTTGTTCTTCCTTGCCATgcgttagagcaggggtcctcaaactaaggccctgaggccagatgcggcccttcatggtcatttacctggcccccgccctcagttttataatataataatttatatcagttttaataatataatatattgtatatacatataatattgataataatcttatgttatacaatataatactaatagtaataccatataataatattaattatatgttatatattacatattatataatagtatagtggtatagttcaatatagtaatatataatgctaaattgtgttatgctaataatataatatattgtatgcacatacagctgctttgagtccccttcggggtgagaagggtgggatataaatgtagtaaataaatgcagtaaataaataattaattttagacttaggctcagccaaagtctgacatgacttgaaggcacacaacaacaacaacaacaatcctaattaacttgactatcttattggccagtagcaggcccacactttccattgaaatcctaataggtttatgttggttaaaattgttttcatttttaaatattgtattgttcttttgttgttgttgttgcactgcaaataagacatgtgcagtatgcataggaatttgtttgtaattttttttcaaatgataattcgacccctcaacagtctgaaggattgtggaccggccctctgcttaaaaagtttggggacccctgcgttAGAGAATATGCTGGGAACGAAGTCGTGGCCGGCATCAAGGAGTACTTCAACGTCATGCTGGGCACGCAGCTGCTGTATAAGTTTGAGCGGCCGCAGTATGTGGAGATCTTGGCCGACCACCCCGATGCGCCCATGTCCCAGGTGTATGGCGCGCCCCACCTCCTGCGGCTGTTTGGTAGGTAGGAAGGCACTCCGCATGGGGCCCCTTAGTTGATGATCAGAAACAAACGTGGGGAATCCTGGAAGCATTTTCCTCAACATCTTCTCTGTGTGCGTTTCTCTCATTAAACAGTCCGGATTGGCGCAATGCTGGCCTACACACCTCTCGATGAGAAGAGTTTGGCCCTGCTGTTGAACGACTTACATGATTTCCCAAAGTACGTATTGTAGACCCAGGTTTGGCTCCTGGGGTGTTTCCTGATGGGCTTATTGGGGCTTGGGAGGAAGGGACTTTGCGCCCAGTGCATGGCCATAGGGcttgaattattattaatacatattaataatcagcatttttattaataataataacaccatataaCACGAATTTTGCTCCttcattataaatgtcatttcctaattggctctgtcataaaaacatagaaaaatgaagtttctggaagaTAACtactacttttttgtttttattttgttttcagatttttcaaattatcctttttatttttttattttttgtggtgacttctcttaattttcttgctggctcatgtttattaCTGATGATTGAGCTTAGCGAAATATACTATTtacctgtatatactcgagtataagccaacccaaatgtaagccgaggcgcctaattttaccagaaaaaactGCGATAACTTATTGGCCCAAGTATAAgtcaagggtgggaaatgaagcagctactaaaAATAGATTGGTAtctataaaaatagataccaataaaattacattaatcgaggcatcagtaggttaatttaatgtatatatatggatacagatatatggGTACATGGATCTATAGGTATATAAGATTTGAAAAGACCTGCAAACTTataaggggaaaattcatatatataagtacatagggattgcaaatgcatggggggggggggtcaatgcttatatatctgtaggagagtttaacaaatatttcaggggaaaatactttcataagattaatggatatatatttttcttcttcctgacttgcaagggtgtctttcctttttcaaaacattcccttggttaagagcgagggaggctttggaaaagtaaacactgataagggaggctaagagaaaaatatatcatatattgcaagcaatagcctcccggttctgttgcctggccttgaccccattataagccgagggaggctttttcagctcggcttatctttgagtatatatggtaattatatTATGTCTATTACGTTTTTTTTAAgttcaattatatattttatttagttttataagtttattttgtgattgttttgtccactgttttgatttgatttagcATTGTCTGTTTTCGGCATTAAATATTTGCCGTTTTATTTCTTTTGTTGGgaaccgctctgagttccctcggggtgatagggtggggtacaaataaagtattattagtagtaacagtattataatcatcatcatcatcatcatcattattttcaaagtaaggactgcacaatgaaacagaaaatggcactttctttttttatatatatagtttttattgcttttcaagtGTTATTTTACAGCTAAAGTAAGGAAAACAATTCCGTGAGAGAAGAGGTTGGGTAAGATAGGGAAGGGATGGGTAGAGAGGATATAGAGAGAAGAAacgaaacaataataataagaagaagaaaaaacaaaaagaaaacagaaaaaaacttccATTTGTCCTCCTGAGAAGCTATATTTTCGTAGTTTCATCTGTTTCAAAGTCCAGTTGACCTTTTTGCAGTTAAAATCTTTCACACTTCAGATAACTCAATTGTGAATATGTTTCCATTCTTGCTTATAAAGTCTTTAAAGCTTGACCAATCCGTTCTTATCTTTACGTCTCTTAATTTCTGTGTTAGGATGTCCATTTGTATCAGGTCTAGTAATTTCAAGATCCATTCATTTATAGAGGGTATCTTATTTTGTTTCCATACTTTAGCGAGGACTATCCTTGCAGCAGTGCCCATTAGAAACAGCATTCTATcctgatttttattcattttcccaATTGTAAGGCCTAAAAGATACGTTTCAGGCTTTAGTGGAAATTTTGCTTGGAATATTTTTTGAGTTGTATCGTGGATCTCGTTCCaatattttttaacttttttgcACTTCCACCATTGATGGAAGAAAGTCCCAATTTCTTTatcgcatttccagcatttgttggaGGCCTGTTTACTGAATTTAACCATCTAAAAACACTTTTATACTAATTCTCCCTTATCTCAGAGGCTGTGGTGAATTTCAACTTTTTACACCATATCTCTTCCCACTGGTTTAAGTTTATAGTATGTCCTAAATCTCTGGCCCACTTCACTTGGCAGTTCTTAACCTGTTCTTCCTagaaaatgacactttcaaactaggaagatttttcttttcaaattgtgttacatagcgtAATGTAAGAGAATGACATAGCCTTCCTTCTCTTGGAATTTTAGTCCACTGGTTTGTGTTCTAGTCTTTGGAGGAGCAGAAAACATCTGTAAAGATGGCTCCCATGTCATGCCACAGACTAAACATACCTGGCTCCCCAAGCCCTCCCTCGCTGGGCTTGTCTTCCTGGTTACAAATCAAGCTTGAAATACCAGAATGACCTTGGGTGACTGTGTTGTCTCCTTCCTCCCCTTTCTTTGCAGGTATCTTGCCAAGAATCCCTCTGCGTTGTTTAGCACAAGCGACTACGAGGTTGCGCCTCCCGAATATCACCGGAAAGCCGTGTAAGCCTCTCTCTGAGAGATGGGAAAGGGGACTGCTGGGAGCGGGGACCCGTTACCGGAAAATGGGGGTCCTTGTTTCACTGGGGCCACACAGCTGCCCACTTCCACGTTCCTCCATGGCCTCCCCTCCTGTGCGGTTGACACGAGGGTCAACGGATATTACGTCTTCGGATGGAACTGAtgccaagtagccacagtcagaacagaccacggaagaggagacgggttcaagattgggaGAGGAGTACcgacatcagggctgcatcctctcagCCTCCCTATTCCACTTGTACGCAGAAGACATTATGCGACgtatgtgcggggcttgacgaatccaaggctggagttaaaattgctggaagaaacattatcaaccttaggtatgcagatgataccactctgatggaagctgaaagtgaggaggagccgaggagccttatcaccaaggtggaagaaagaagacaGCGCAAAAGccggctgcagttaaacatcaagaaaactaaggTGATGGCAACCAGATCGATTGACAACTGGCCAATAGAGGGTGAAAACGTGGAGGCCGTGAgagacttcatatttctaggcgtgaagatcactgcagatgcagactgcagccaggaaatcagaagacgtttccttcttgggagcaacactctgaaaagaggggGGGGGCTGTGCATGTGCACTTACCCATGGCAAGCCCAGGTGGGCGTGTTGGGAGGGGTCAGGGCAGGGCTAGGATCCCGGGAGGGCGGGTGCAGGCACGGGAGGCAGTGATGTTCCTCCTCTGCCGGGCCCCGGATGTTGCATGCagtgggccggggggggggggggcaaggaggaCGGAGCGCCCCCAACAGAGGACGGAGCACCCCCGCCCCATAGGGCTGGCAGGCCCCCCTCAGGGTCCGGCCTCCTGAGAAGGGGCTCGAGGGGGCCCTGCTTGGGCAGGCCTCTTCTCCACTGCCTCACGCCCGGGCCCACCCTCACCCAGTCCAGAGAAGAGGCGGGCCTGGACCAGGTGGGGGGGCTCTCTCGGGCCCTGTGGGCCCCACTCTCCGGGCCAAAATGGCCGCCCTTTGGACTTCCGCGTCTTGCTCGCGGCGAGGGTTCAATGCCCATAACAGGCGCCTCGGAGGTCTGTCCGTCCTCTCCATTGCCTAAGGAAAGGCCAAATGGGCGGCAGGGGTGGGCGGGGGCCTGGCCGGGAGGGGGATTGTGACGGGAGGGGGCTTTGGggaccctctgaggctgagagagtgtgccctGCCCAAGGGGATTGTGACAGGAGGGGCCTCGGGACCCCAAAGGGGAAGGAGGGGGGTCTGCCTGTTATGATCCGGGCATCATCCGCACTTGGGAGGCTCAGGGCCTCTCTGGGAGTCAATACAAAATTAATCGAAAACTTCCCGCATTCATTGCAAACAAAGGCTGCCCTGTTCTCAGCGGCGGCTGCGTTGCGGGCTACACGCGACCTTTCTTTCACTCGCCATCTCTGGGTGAGAAATGGGGGTCCCGggcagggagggggggggctggcCGCGAGGGGGGGTTGTGATGGGTAGGGGGCTTTGGggaccctctgaggctgagagagagtgtcaGGGCCGGGCTGGGCACACGAGAGGGCAGCGTCGGAAAGCGGAGCGAGGTGCCAGGTGTTCCGGGTGGACGGGCGCGGAGGAGGGGGGGGGCGATATTACCAAGGCAATAACCATATTTCAATGAAAATATAATTTGATTGTTTAAATAAAGAAACCGAAATGAAGCTTCAATTATGTAACAATTTTCTTGGttcattgtcgaaggctttcttggccaggatcacagggttgtatgtctttcgggctgtgtggccatgttccagaagtattctctcctgacgtttcgcccacatttatggcaggcatcctcagaggttgtgaggtatgaatttTCTTGGTTATTTAGCCCTGTGAGCCTTGCAGCTATTCGCCCAATTGCAGCCTGGGCTTCGTAGGAACAGATCACGGGCTCTGAGGCTGTTttcaggttcagcaccttggacaggtcCTGAAATGTTTGGtctcaggttgcatctacactggagagttcatgcagtttg from Anolis carolinensis isolate JA03-04 unplaced genomic scaffold, rAnoCar3.1.pri scaffold_56, whole genome shotgun sequence includes the following:
- the LOC100561794 gene encoding mortality factor 4-like protein 1, with the protein product MNRVEVKVKIPEELKPWLVDDWDLITRQKQSEGLWTGPLLKKFGDPCVREYAGNEVVAGIKEYFNVMLGTQLLYKFERPQYVEILADHPDAPMSQVYGAPHLLRLFVRIGAMLAYTPLDEKSLALLLNDLHDFPKYLAKNPSALFSTSDYEVAPPEYHRKAV